GATGCAGCGTCTATCCTGCTTCCATTTATACGATCGCACGTACCAGTCCTGCTCCCAAGGGGAGAAGCAGAAGGTGCTGATTGCCAGAGCATTAATGGCTGCGCCCAAATTGTTGATTTTGGATGAGGCGACGAATGGTCTCGATTTTCTATCGCGGGAAGCTTTGTTGGCGAGTGTAAATGAGCTGGCTCAAGGTCCGGATGCTCCTACTTTGCTATTCGTGACGCACCATATTGAAGAAATTCTTCCGGTCTTTAATCAATCGTTGTTGATTCGCCGCGGCGAGGTGTTTGCCAAAGGGGCTTCACGTGATGTGTTGACAAGCGAGGGCTTGTCGTCCTTTTTTGAGACACAGGTTGAGGTGAATTGGCAGAGTGAGCGTCCATGGCTTTCCATTCCGAATAAGGCTTGAATAAGGTTTGCACAAGGCAAGAGGTCGTGCAACAATAGAGGAAGATCAAGTTGAAGGAGTGGAAAGAAACATGGATATAAAAGAAGCGATTCGCGATCGACGCAGCATGGGGAAGGTGAAGCAGGAATCCATCGACAAGGCGTTGATCGAAGAAATTCTGGAGGCAGGCACATGGGCGCCCAACCATTGCCATACAGAGCCATGGCGCTTCTGGGTCTTGACGGGAGATGGCAGAGGTTTGCTCGGCCAAGGATATGCCGCAGTGGCATTAGCTGAAGCGGACCCGGCGCTCACAGAGGACGAACTTGCGAAGCTGAAAAGCATCAGCGAGAAGAAAGCGTTCCGTGCTCCCGTTGTTATCGCAGTTGCGGTTACACCGTCAGAAACGCCAATCATTCCTGTTATTGAGGAATACGGAGCTGCACATGCTGCGGTACAGAATATGTTGTTAACCGCTCACGCCTTGGGCCTCGGAGCGATCTGGCGGTCAGGTGCCCCAATGTATCATGCCAAAATGAAAGAGACGTTCGGTCTCGCCCACCAGGAGGAACTTGTCGCTCTGATCTATCTCGGTTATCCAGATGTGGATGCTCCCACATCGAAGCGCGTGCCGTTCGCCGAGAAGACGATCTGGGTGAGTGAATAGCTTACAAAAAAAAGACTGTTAATCACGTCGCATGGATGTGATTAACAGTCTTTTTGCTTTATTTTTTGAGCGCAACCGCAACCTTCGCGGCGGTTTCTGCATTGTGATAAACAAGCGCGATGTTCGTTTCCAAGCTGCGGCCTTCGGTGAGCTGTTTGATGCGCGCTAGCAGGAATGGCGTGACCTTCTTGCCGGTCACGTTTTGCTCTTTGGCCTCAGTCAGCGCCTGCTGAATGACGCCTTCGATTTCCAGATGGTTCATCGCGGATTCCGCGGGAACCGGGTTGGCAATGATGGCGCCGCCGGCGATGCCCAGCTCCCACTTCGTGCGGAGCATAGCTGCCACGTCCGCTGCATCATCAAGGCGGAAGTCTACGCCGTAGCCGCTTTCGCGTGCGTAGAAGGAAGGGAATTCGCTCGTTTGGTAACCAACCACGGGAACGCCGTGAGTTTCCAAATATTCGAGCGTCCGGCCAATATCAAGAATCGACTTCACGCCTGCGCAGACAACGGCTACGTTCGTCTGTGCCAGCTCGGTCAAATCGGCGGAGACGTCCATGGATACTTCACCTTCACGGTGAACGCCGCCGATACCGCCCGTTGCGAACACTTCGATGCCCGCAAGCGCTGCGCCAATCATCGTAGCTGCTACCGTAGTCGCACCGATCTTGCCAGAGGACAAGATATAGCCGAAGTCGCGGCGGCTGACTTTTTCAACTTGACCATTTGTCGCAAAAGCTTCAAGCTCTTGCTCATTCAAGCCAATTTTGATCTTGCCGTCCATGATGCCGATCGTTGCCGGGACAGCGCCGTTGTCGCGAATAATTTGTTCCACTTTTCTTGCCATTTCAATATTTTGCGGGTAAGGCATGCCGTGAGAAATGATTGTCGTTTCAAGGGCAACGACCGGTTTATTAGCAGCTAAAGCTTCTTTGACTTCATCAGTGAACGTTAAATAGGATGTATTCAGCATAGGGATTAGTCTCCTTTAGTTATCGAATTGTGGACTTGTTGGAGCCGGTCTTCGGTTAAATCGCTAGCGACGGACTGCGTTGTTTGCAAAGTAATATGAGAAGCAGACAAGCCGTAGGAGCAAGAATCCATGTAAGAATGCTCCTGCATGATTCCGTAGGCGAGACCTGCGACGAAGGCATCGCCTGCGCCTGTAACTTCGACGACCTTGGTCGGAAGGGGCGAGAAGAGCTTGTCGCCTTCCTCACCGACATAGAGCACGCCTTCAATACCAAGTGTAATGAAGACATGCTGGACGCCGCGCTTGCGAATCGCTTCGGCCAGCATCCGATAATCGGAAGTTTCGCCAACGGGAATGCCTGCTAATTGATAAGCTTCTTCGAGATTGGGAAATATAGCGTTAACTCCTTGCAGCTGCAGGGGCAGCTTCTTGGCCTTCTCCGAAGACACGGGGTCGATGAATAAGGTGACCCCTTCTTCATGGCAGCGCTCAATCAATTCGCCTAATGTATCGGCAGGTAGATTGGTATCGGCAATAATCAGCCTTGAGGCAGCCATATGCGGCCATTTGTCCCTAAGCAGGGCAGGTGTGCATTTATCATAAATATCCATGTTGGCAAAAGCCAAATACATCTCGCCTGTGGCATCGAGCAATGCGGTGTAACTCCCCGTGCTCTCGCCTTGAAGGGTAACGGCTTGACTAACGTCAACGCCGCGTTGGCGTGTTGCATCCAACACCCATTGTCCGGCTTTGTCGTCA
Above is a genomic segment from Paenibacillus sp. HWE-109 containing:
- a CDS encoding ABC transporter ATP-binding protein codes for the protein MLPIIEMNKVSWFRENKTILNQVDWQVSHGEHWAVLGLNGSGKTTLLNMINGYIWPSEGHMSVLGHPFGTVDLRDLRKSIGWVSSSLQEKLYASDKTQHVVISGKHASIGLYEKPSEEDFEQAKQLMQRLSCFHLYDRTYQSCSQGEKQKVLIARALMAAPKLLILDEATNGLDFLSREALLASVNELAQGPDAPTLLFVTHHIEEILPVFNQSLLIRRGEVFAKGASRDVLTSEGLSSFFETQVEVNWQSERPWLSIPNKA
- a CDS encoding nitroreductase family protein, coding for MDIKEAIRDRRSMGKVKQESIDKALIEEILEAGTWAPNHCHTEPWRFWVLTGDGRGLLGQGYAAVALAEADPALTEDELAKLKSISEKKAFRAPVVIAVAVTPSETPIIPVIEEYGAAHAAVQNMLLTAHALGLGAIWRSGAPMYHAKMKETFGLAHQEELVALIYLGYPDVDAPTSKRVPFAEKTIWVSE
- a CDS encoding pseudouridine-5'-phosphate glycosidase, with translation MLNTSYLTFTDEVKEALAANKPVVALETTIISHGMPYPQNIEMARKVEQIIRDNGAVPATIGIMDGKIKIGLNEQELEAFATNGQVEKVSRRDFGYILSSGKIGATTVAATMIGAALAGIEVFATGGIGGVHREGEVSMDVSADLTELAQTNVAVVCAGVKSILDIGRTLEYLETHGVPVVGYQTSEFPSFYARESGYGVDFRLDDAADVAAMLRTKWELGIAGGAIIANPVPAESAMNHLEIEGVIQQALTEAKEQNVTGKKVTPFLLARIKQLTEGRSLETNIALVYHNAETAAKVAVALKK
- a CDS encoding carbohydrate kinase, which translates into the protein MDREQQILALIRQNPFISQHEMANIIGISRSAVAGYIAALTKKGTIRGRAYVTSEARTIMCIGGANLDSKAVSKAPIRLASSNPVTVSESCGGVARNIAESLAGLACQVSLLTVVGDDKAGQWVLDATRQRGVDVSQAVTLQGESTGSYTALLDATGEMYLAFANMDIYDKCTPALLRDKWPHMAASRLIIADTNLPADTLGELIERCHEEGVTLFIDPVSSEKAKKLPLQLQGVNAIFPNLEEAYQLAGIPVGETSDYRMLAEAIRKRGVQHVFITLGIEGVLYVGEEGDKLFSPLPTKVVEVTGAGDAFVAGLAYGIMQEHSYMDSCSYGLSASHITLQTTQSVASDLTEDRLQQVHNSITKGD